From the bacterium genome, one window contains:
- the mrdA gene encoding penicillin-binding protein 2, which translates to MKKRDIFSEFEPNLVDGFERMKIKKVRFEVLVFLLLLFFLFLLFRVFHLQIAQSAYFQELASGNRLRRVYIVPPRGLILDRNDKKLAFNEAAFSLVISPLDFSQNPEERRNVYNQIKEELNLDIAQEVEKALDKNIKEEIVFLLDIERTKALILQEKWSLLKGVKIEERFKRKYTAGLSHILGYLGKITDEEWSVYKDKEYLFYEWVGKAGLEKEYQDELRGYPGGKEVEVDALGKIQKILAQKEAQPGANLKLYLDLDLQLKAREILERKLKDLNLKKGVVVALDPKTGGVLAMVSLPDYDNNLFLDHTNSLLQQVLTSLDHPLFNRVISGLYPSGSTIKPVVAAAALQEGIVGALSSFLCQGELTVPNQYDPSIVYHYKDWKTHGIVDVRKAIAVSCNVFFYIVGGGYQDFRGLGAERLTKYFRFFGLGQKSGIDLPQELGGLIPTPDWKEKTKKEPWYLGDTYHLSIGQGDLLVTPLQVARYTMVIANGGWLYQPHLVKEILDAQGKKIKTITPEGEKLPVAESNLEIVREGMRQAVISGSANQLQSLSITSAGKTGTAEDPTGSGEPHSWFTCFAPYEDPRIVVTVMVEHGGEGYKVAEPIAKEILEFWQNKIEEK; encoded by the coding sequence ATGAAAAAGAGAGATATTTTTTCTGAGTTTGAACCAAATTTAGTTGATGGTTTTGAAAGAATGAAGATTAAAAAAGTCAGATTTGAAGTTTTGGTTTTTTTATTATTATTGTTTTTCCTTTTTCTTTTGTTCAGGGTTTTTCACCTTCAGATTGCTCAATCTGCTTACTTTCAGGAATTAGCTTCAGGTAATCGTTTGCGTCGCGTCTATATAGTCCCGCCTCGGGGACTTATTTTAGATAGAAATGATAAAAAGTTGGCTTTTAATGAGGCAGCTTTTAGTTTGGTAATTAGTCCTTTGGATTTCTCCCAGAATCCAGAAGAAAGAAGAAATGTGTATAATCAGATAAAAGAAGAGTTGAATTTAGATATTGCTCAAGAGGTAGAAAAGGCTTTAGATAAAAATATCAAAGAAGAGATAGTCTTTCTTCTTGACATTGAAAGAACTAAAGCCCTAATTCTACAGGAAAAGTGGTCTCTTCTAAAAGGTGTCAAAATTGAAGAAAGGTTTAAAAGAAAATACACAGCTGGGCTTTCACATATTTTGGGTTATTTGGGCAAAATCACAGATGAGGAGTGGTCTGTTTATAAAGACAAGGAGTATCTTTTTTATGAGTGGGTAGGTAAGGCAGGTTTAGAAAAGGAATATCAGGATGAGCTTAGGGGGTATCCCGGGGGCAAAGAGGTAGAAGTGGATGCTTTAGGCAAAATTCAAAAGATTTTGGCTCAAAAGGAGGCTCAGCCCGGAGCTAATCTCAAACTCTATCTTGATTTGGATCTTCAGCTCAAAGCCAGAGAGATTTTAGAGCGCAAGCTTAAAGATTTAAACTTAAAAAAAGGGGTAGTAGTTGCTTTAGATCCCAAGACCGGGGGTGTATTGGCTATGGTTTCTTTGCCTGATTATGACAATAATTTATTTTTGGACCATACTAACAGCTTGTTGCAACAAGTTTTGACTTCTTTAGACCACCCTCTTTTTAATCGGGTTATTTCAGGATTATATCCCTCTGGCTCTACTATTAAACCAGTAGTGGCAGCAGCCGCTCTTCAAGAGGGAATTGTGGGGGCTTTGAGCAGTTTTCTTTGTCAAGGCGAACTTACAGTTCCCAACCAATATGATCCTTCTATTGTTTACCATTACAAAGATTGGAAGACTCATGGGATAGTTGATGTTCGTAAAGCCATAGCTGTCTCTTGTAATGTGTTTTTCTATATTGTTGGCGGAGGTTATCAGGATTTTCGAGGGCTTGGCGCAGAAAGACTAACTAAGTATTTTCGCTTTTTTGGATTAGGGCAGAAAAGCGGGATTGATTTACCTCAGGAATTAGGAGGTCTTATTCCGACTCCTGACTGGAAAGAAAAAACAAAAAAAGAACCTTGGTATTTGGGGGATACTTACCATTTGTCTATAGGTCAGGGGGATTTATTGGTTACGCCCTTGCAGGTGGCTCGCTATACCATGGTTATTGCTAATGGTGGTTGGCTTTATCAGCCGCATTTAGTTAAAGAGATTTTGGATGCCCAAGGTAAAAAAATAAAAACAATTACACCTGAAGGAGAGAAACTGCCAGTGGCTGAAAGTAATCTGGAGATAGTAAGGGAGGGGATGAGGCAGGCGGTAATTTCTGGTTCAGCTAATCAGTTGCAGTCACTTAGTATCACTTCTGCTGGTAAAACTGGCACAGCTGAAGATCCGACTGGTTCGGGTGAGCCCCATTCTTGGTTTACCTGTTTTGCTCCCTATGAAGACCCTCGAATCGTGGTTACAGTAATGGTGGAACACGGAGGAGAAGGGTACAAAGTAGCTGAGCCAATTGCTAAAGAGATTTTAGAGTTTTGGCAAAACAAAATAGAGGAAAAGTAG
- a CDS encoding rod shape-determining protein codes for MIDRILGRFSNDIGIDLGTCNTLVYVKGKGVVIKESSVVALNLKTKEILAIGDEAKKMVGKTPAHIVAIKPLMDGVVSDYETTEEMLSYFIKKVHYKSFSLLSRPRVVVGIPYGVTEVERRAVEEAAMNAGAREVYLIEEPMAAAIGARLSVQDPEGSMVVDIGGGTTEVAVISMGGIVASRSLRIAGDEMNEDIIDYAREKMNLLIGDRTAEEVKVSIGSALPTGKIEEMVVRGRDMVSGLPKEMVINSDQTREAISKSLLSIISAIKSTLEETPPELVSDIMKRGIVLAGGGALLRGLDKLIEKATETKVYIADDPMGCVVRGCGIVLESLKELKEVLLPSEIR; via the coding sequence ATGATAGATAGAATTCTTGGCCGGTTTTCCAATGATATTGGTATTGATTTGGGCACTTGTAATACTTTGGTTTATGTTAAGGGCAAAGGAGTGGTTATTAAAGAATCTTCAGTTGTAGCTCTTAACCTTAAAACCAAAGAGATTTTAGCTATTGGTGATGAAGCTAAAAAAATGGTGGGCAAAACCCCAGCCCATATTGTTGCCATTAAGCCCTTAATGGATGGTGTTGTCTCTGATTATGAAACTACAGAAGAGATGCTCTCTTATTTTATTAAAAAAGTCCATTATAAAAGTTTTTCTTTGCTTTCTCGCCCTAGAGTTGTGGTTGGTATCCCTTATGGAGTAACTGAGGTAGAAAGAAGAGCGGTAGAGGAAGCAGCAATGAATGCTGGAGCCAGAGAGGTTTATTTAATTGAAGAACCAATGGCAGCAGCAATTGGGGCCCGGCTTTCAGTGCAGGATCCTGAGGGATCAATGGTAGTTGATATTGGTGGTGGTACAACTGAGGTAGCGGTTATTTCAATGGGAGGAATTGTGGCTTCAAGGTCATTAAGGATTGCTGGTGATGAAATGAATGAGGATATTATTGACTATGCTCGGGAAAAGATGAATCTGCTTATTGGAGACCGCACCGCTGAGGAGGTAAAGGTTTCCATTGGTTCAGCTTTGCCTACAGGCAAAATAGAGGAAATGGTGGTGAGGGGTAGGGATATGGTTTCTGGTTTGCCTAAAGAAATGGTTATAAATAGCGATCAAACAAGAGAGGCTATTTCTAAGAGTCTTTTATCAATTATATCTGCTATAAAAAGTACTTTAGAAGAGACTCCTCCTGAACTGGTTTCTGACATAATGAAAAGAGGAATTGTTTTGGCTGGAGGAGGGGCACTGCTTAGGGGATTAGACAAGCTTATAGAAAAGGCAACAGAAACAAAAGTTTATATTGCTGATGATCCAATGGGGTGTGTAGTCAGAGGTTGTGGTATAGTTTTGGAGAGTTTGAAGGAACTAAAAGAGGTGCTTTTGCCTTCAGAAATTCGTTAA
- a CDS encoding ABC transporter ATP-binding protein: MRQNLKKDMEHNVVIKTKDLFKSFFVGGVETPVLRGINLEIKGGKLTLIFGPSGCGKTTLLNVAIGLEPPTKGKVVVRGEDIYALNDDERAKFRARRFGMIYQMPYWVRSLSVIENVALPLIIMGESEGYALARAKNVLEEVHMEKFAHYRPTSLSGGQQQRVGLARALVASPWIIFADEPTGNLDWETGMEIMELLLDLARRHKRTVVLVTHNQDYLKLADEVKYMIDGRLVNPEEFEKLTKAKLPVKH, from the coding sequence ATGCGCCAAAATCTAAAAAAAGATATGGAACATAATGTTGTTATTAAAACAAAAGATCTTTTTAAGAGCTTTTTTGTTGGTGGCGTAGAAACCCCGGTTTTAAGAGGGATAAACTTAGAAATAAAAGGAGGAAAATTAACTTTAATTTTTGGCCCTTCTGGTTGCGGCAAGACAACTCTCTTAAATGTGGCCATTGGCTTAGAGCCTCCCACAAAAGGCAAGGTGGTTGTCAGAGGGGAAGATATTTATGCTTTAAATGATGACGAGAGAGCAAAATTTAGAGCCAGGCGTTTTGGAATGATTTATCAGATGCCTTATTGGGTAAGAAGTTTGAGCGTTATAGAAAATGTAGCTCTTCCTTTAATTATTATGGGCGAAAGTGAAGGTTATGCTCTTGCTAGAGCCAAAAATGTTTTAGAAGAAGTGCATATGGAAAAGTTTGCTCACTATCGTCCTACTTCACTTTCAGGTGGTCAGCAGCAACGGGTTGGTTTAGCACGGGCTTTGGTAGCTTCTCCATGGATAATTTTTGCTGATGAGCCTACAGGTAATTTGGATTGGGAAACAGGTATGGAGATTATGGAGCTTTTGCTTGATTTAGCACGGCGGCATAAAAGAACTGTAGTTTTAGTTACTCACAACCAAGATTATCTTAAGTTAGCAGATGAAGTAAAATATATGATTGATGGCCGTTTAGTTAATCCTGAAGAGTTTGAGAAGTTGACTAAAGCAAAATTGCCAGTAAAACACTAA
- a CDS encoding rod shape-determining protein MreC — MDNKWKKIAFRVAIVIVCFWLIEFLTPHFSLTQNLRQASLELWSYPANYFSHLYLGLSRVGDLFNLSQIKNENLKLKEETLTLRQENEDLKQKLSAFNKCAELLKLYPSLETIPAQVQGFFQEGGRAYLLLTKGKDDGVEINKAVVWGKYLVGKVVEAYPHSAVVETILSRRLVANVYLSDNAEAKGIIRGYLSNGLILEGVPTEFQINQGGIVLTSGLGGVLPPHLIVGKIIKKISSTSEVSQKFLLEPLIDFHNLEVVFVVKR; from the coding sequence ATGGATAATAAATGGAAGAAGATTGCTTTTAGAGTGGCTATAGTGATAGTTTGTTTTTGGCTGATTGAATTTTTAACCCCCCATTTTTCCTTAACCCAAAACTTGAGGCAAGCTTCTTTGGAACTGTGGTCTTATCCAGCGAACTATTTTTCCCATCTTTATTTAGGCTTAAGTAGGGTCGGTGATCTTTTTAATCTTTCCCAAATCAAAAATGAAAACTTGAAACTCAAAGAAGAGACTTTGACTCTCAGGCAGGAGAATGAAGACTTAAAACAAAAGCTTTCGGCTTTTAATAAGTGTGCTGAACTTCTTAAACTTTACCCCTCTTTAGAGACTATTCCTGCACAAGTACAGGGTTTTTTTCAGGAAGGAGGAAGAGCATACTTGCTTTTGACTAAAGGCAAAGATGATGGTGTTGAAATAAATAAGGCAGTGGTATGGGGGAAGTATTTGGTAGGAAAGGTTGTAGAAGCATATCCTCATTCTGCAGTTGTAGAGACAATTTTGAGTCGCCGTTTAGTAGCCAATGTATATTTAAGCGATAATGCAGAAGCCAAAGGGATAATCCGTGGTTATCTCAGCAATGGTTTAATTTTAGAAGGCGTTCCTACAGAATTTCAAATTAATCAAGGAGGAATAGTATTAACTTCTGGTTTAGGCGGGGTTCTTCCTCCTCATTTGATAGTGGGGAAGATCATCAAGAAAATCTCTTCTACTTCTGAGGTATCGCAGAAATTTTTGCTGGAACCTTTAATAGATTTTCATAATTTAGAAGTAGTGTTTGTGGTTAAAAGATAA
- a CDS encoding FtsX-like permease family protein: protein MRFSSILKISYKNLAVFKMRSLVTLGGMTVGIAAIIFLVSLGYGLQFLVKKELATLEDLKTIDVFPGGSALPLSVDNLKEIEKMDAVENVYPVVDIASRLKHNHSLVEALAHSVKYDYLKTQKITNEEKEWGRREIIVTKAVSNLFGKSPGEMIGQEVELQMVLSADLLGNDASKKTISGEKFKIKEVLTNEEQRAEFYLPIDFLWDKGLQNHTLAKVIVSDVRKINSLRKQIEAMGLKTDYVGDTLAQVDRTFQLFRIFLGVFGGVALVVAALGMFNTLTVSLLERIREVGLMKALGMRAKEVGGLFVTEGIILGVSGGVIGVVLGVVLGKILNLIVGLWGRGEMGNIVNFFATPWYFAFFVVGVSLVISLFAAIYPARRAIKIRALDALRFE from the coding sequence ATGCGTTTTTCCTCAATTCTTAAAATTTCCTACAAAAATCTGGCTGTTTTTAAAATGCGTTCTTTGGTAACTTTAGGGGGTATGACGGTAGGTATTGCCGCTATAATCTTCCTAGTTTCTTTGGGTTATGGTTTGCAGTTTTTGGTTAAAAAAGAGTTGGCTACATTGGAGGATTTGAAAACTATTGATGTTTTTCCAGGGGGCAGCGCCTTGCCTCTTTCTGTAGATAATCTAAAAGAGATAGAAAAGATGGATGCTGTAGAAAATGTTTATCCAGTAGTAGATATTGCTTCCAGACTAAAACATAACCATTCGTTAGTAGAGGCTTTAGCTCATAGTGTTAAGTATGACTATTTGAAAACCCAAAAAATCACCAATGAGGAAAAGGAATGGGGAAGAAGAGAGATTATTGTTACTAAAGCTGTTTCTAATCTTTTTGGGAAGTCGCCGGGGGAGATGATTGGGCAGGAAGTGGAGTTGCAGATGGTTTTATCAGCTGATCTTTTGGGCAATGATGCTTCAAAAAAGACGATTAGCGGAGAAAAGTTCAAGATAAAAGAGGTTTTAACCAATGAGGAGCAGAGAGCAGAGTTTTATCTGCCTATTGATTTTCTTTGGGATAAAGGTTTGCAGAATCATACCTTGGCAAAAGTAATAGTTTCTGATGTAAGGAAGATCAATTCTTTGCGGAAACAGATTGAAGCGATGGGTCTTAAAACTGATTATGTTGGTGATACTTTAGCGCAGGTAGATCGCACCTTCCAACTTTTCCGCATTTTTCTAGGTGTTTTTGGTGGTGTAGCTTTAGTAGTTGCAGCTTTAGGTATGTTTAACACCTTAACGGTTTCCCTTTTAGAAAGAATTAGAGAAGTAGGATTAATGAAGGCTTTGGGCATGAGAGCCAAAGAGGTGGGAGGGCTATTTGTAACAGAAGGCATTATTCTTGGTGTTAGTGGTGGAGTTATTGGCGTGGTATTGGGGGTTGTTTTGGGCAAGATATTAAATTTAATAGTTGGTTTATGGGGTAGAGGTGAGATGGGTAATATTGTTAATTTCTTTGCTACTCCATGGTATTTTGCCTTTTTTGTTGTCGGTGTTTCTTTGGTTATTAGTCTTTTTGCAGCTATATACCCTGCTCGTAGAGCTATTAAAATTAGAGCTTTGGACGCTTTACGTTTTGAGTAA